The nucleotide window GTAAAGAAGCATCTATCAGATCCTtaggggcccgtttggccggtcggattggaagggcttggatggtattggaagggattgaaagtcaaatcctgggattggcctggcgtgccaaacagaggcggtgatctgatcccaatcccatggatcttagggcccgtttggccggtcggattggaagggattggaagttaaattccgggattggccgggcgtgccaaacataGTCAGTggtctgatcccaatcccatggatcttaagacaatccactgacaacaccatcattacctttaaatcccatccaatccaccctaaaccgttcaaatttgcccaggacgtgtttggtttgagggattggaaagGATGAGAAGGTCTAATCCCGGGattagccgggcgtgccaaacagaccggattcagcaatccagggatatagcaatcccatggatctccagacaatccaccgacaacgccatcattacctagaaatccatgccatccaccctattaccattcaatcccttccaatccacccggccaaacgggcccttaagacaatccattgacaacaccatcattacctttaaatcccatccaatccaacctaatcctttcaaatttgcctgggacgtgtttggtttgagggattggaagggatgagaaggtttaatcccaggattggccgggcgcaccAAACAGATTgaatatagcaatccagggatattgcaatcccatggatctccagacaatccactgacaacatcatcattacctagaaatccatgccatccactctaataccattcaatccctcccaatccacccggccaaacgggccctagatGAATTCTTAATGCAGGAAATGTTGCTGATTTTCCTGAattatatcttcttcttttttcttttttgtattttttttttttccgggggGGGGGAGGACTCAGATATTCAGTATTTAGGTTTTTATGGTGGTTTAGGGTTTTTAGTGATCTCTTCGAGAAGGGATTGTCTGGATGCCTATAAAGTTTTAAGTTATAAACACTTTCACATGCAATTCTCTTTGGTTTCGAAGTGTTCAAGTGTTTACAGGCAAACATATTATGTGTTTGGCTAACCTGGAAAGTGTTTACAAAAGTATTCACACCACATAGAGCTTGGGATGGTAAAGTCCCACCAAAATCTGCAAATAACATAAAAAgggcttgatttttttttgaGGCCCTAGGAGAGCATCAATGTAAGCATGtcttggacagattggatgtccagCACCAATCGCAGTGGCCCCCAACGCAATCTGGAAGATTTTTAATGGTCGGATTACCATCCCAAATGATCAgtctcatgtggtccatttgatgatcaATTTAAGCTCTTTTTTAGCCCATAGCGGAGCATCAAGGGACGCTCATGATGAACAGCCTAGATTTACTGTATACATCATTTTGGATCCGGCACAGCATGAGTGTGATCAACCATCGTGTTCTACCATATGTAATGCTGTAAAGACTTCACTTGTAATGCTGTAAAAAAGAGAGGGTGAATTCACCTAAGGCAAATATTGCCATCCAGACACCTGCCTGTAAAGTGTTTACCAGTAAACCCCTTACAGCTAAAAGGATTTTGCAGGCATCCAGATTACCCTGAAGGGATTTGTAACAAATTTTGTATCCCCAAATATTTGATCCTGGAGAATGCTCACATGGTAACTACCATGGCTGTGGGGCCCAATCATGATGTGGTTGTGGAATTTAAATTGTGAATCAATCGTGCAACATACCAAGAAtgatcctgatccaaaactatggtggaCACACTACGGGGAACAATATTCAATCATACTCAAAACCTATgcatatatgtggtgtggcccacttgaactttggaaaGATCTGCATTTTGGTGGCCCTTCATCCTGGTTGGCTGCACCTGATGACTGGGCTGAATGGCAtacataaacaacatggtggaccccacattccatatgGAATTTTTTTTGGTTGGCGTCACCCTCCCCAATGTCCCCCATTGATCCCTtgggtgtagcccacttgagttccggatCAGGCTGGGTTTTGGCATCTAGGCCTCACATGGGAGCGCTCATCTAATGGATGGGTTGCATGGCACTAACTGATTGTGTTGGGCCCCCACACAGCTCAAAAGCATGGTAATTACCATGCGTTCAAAAACTTGATCATTCTCTGCTTTCTAAATTAGGTTATCATGGGGATTTTGTGCTTTCTTCGATATTCTTTTACTTCTAGTTTAGTTTTAAGGGGTTTTGGGGTTTCCAGATGGCTTTTTTGAAGATCCAttgatttaggttttttttttttcccttaataaGTAACCACTAATTTTGTTTTGAAGCTTCCAAAGAAGTAGGGAGCTACCATCTAATACAATTTTTTTGCTTTGTTATGGTACGAATCCACATGTAGTTGCTAAGCGAGCCCTCCTATGATCAACAAATATAGTTGGATTGGAGGATTCATTCATAGATTGCACACAACCCAAAAATAACCATGATCGGATAATCACAGCCATAAAATTGAGGGTGTGAAATTAGCACCATTTTCCATTCAGAAAAAGGGAGTGCACAATGGACAATAAGAGTAGAAATGGTATTGATATCCAATCGGTAAGCCCTTAGAATGGCTGTGATAATCAGATTAGAGTGATATTGGGGTCACATCCAATTCACAATGGACCCCCCCAATGGTCCATCATTATCATATGTGGGCTCACTTGGGCTCCACATGTAAAGCCACACTGATAAGTATGAAGAATTCGTACTTGATCAGATAGATCTGGAAGGAAATATTGAATAGGGCATTTTTAATAGATTCCCTTGATTCAATCTTGATTCAACATGCATCTATCTCATGTTCCTGGTATTATAGCTTACGATGGTGTGGTTTAACAGTTGCAGATGTGATGTTATGGAGACAAAGAAATGTAACGGTGGGAATACTGTTTGTAACTCTTGCTGCATGGGTGGTTTTTGAGAGATCTGGTTATACTCTGATGTCACTTGTTGCTAATGTCCTCCTGCTCTTGATTGTCATTCTCTTCCTCTGGGCAAAATCTGCAGCAATTCTCAACAGGTAAATTCGTGGCCTTGTTGAGCTTTGGTAAGAGCCAGAGgtataagattttattttatttttgtctttctTTAGTTCTGAATGTTGTGCTGTCAGATTTCTGTAGACTAGTAAATGGACTCCACAATCTGAAGTTTGTATCAAATGAGTTCAGAAAGTTGGTTAAATTATCTCCATGAAAAGGAGAGCATGGAACGTAGCAACAAAAAGTAGTATGGAATGTAAGTAGCTAGAAACTGATAAATTTCAGAAACAAAATTCTTGTTGCTAGTCTTGAGATTAGTGACGCTTATCAATTATGATGCAGTGCGGAGTGGGAATTGAGCCATATTGGAAAGAATTTTAATTTGAAGTTGTGGAACTTCTTGCTAATAAGCTCTGCACGATAAGCAAAAGTTGAAATCAGGACTGTGAGTGAACTTCAAGTCGTCTTCTGGAGCATCCCACCCTTAGAAATGAATCAAATGATAGAACGAAGGGCGTCGCACCACTAGAAATGATAGGGCTAAGGCATAACCCTACTAGAAAGGATAGAATTCAGAGGTAGCTATCTAGGTGGAAAAGCAAACATTTATCTTTTGGGGCTGTATATCACATTTAGAAATGATAGAACCAAGGGCATTGCACCACTTATAGGACTAAGGCATTACCCCACTAGAAGGATAGATTTCAGAGGAAGCTATCTAGGTGGAAAAGTAAACATTTATCTTTCGGGGATTGTTTCACATTAGTCAAAGCTGGTCTATCTAATCAGCTAGCATATTACATGGCTCTTTTCCAATGTCTATCTAGTGTTATTGCAAGCATAGAAAGAATCCAAAGGGAGTGCTTTTGGAGGGGGAGGAGAAGAAATTCCACTTGGGATTGGTGGAATTCAAAAGTAGATTTGGAAAGGAAAACATCATATATGAGGAAACGCGTAGATCACGAAATCTGTGGAAAAGAATCTTAAAAAGGTTAGTTGTTTTAGTTTCCATCTCATCCAAGGAAATGTGGGATGGTCAATGGTCAAAAACTGAAATCTAGTTCTCAAAAAGTGTGAAAATGAGGATTATAAAGTTATTGGCAGGAAAGGGAAAATGCCTCCTTTTTAGGAAAACAGTGGAAAGGAAAACCATTTTCACATGTTTATTGTCACAATCGGCAAAAAAGTTCACATCCGTGGAAGATGGTTTCTTTTCCATGGTTACGTTTCTTTATTTCTActaaaataaaggaaaatgtAATAATTATCCAATGATTATTTTCATGagcactattgaaacatggattccatttttagggGTCTTGTTTagatagcaagtggaaatctcatatttatTAGACAATAGTCACCTTGTATCTTGTGCTAGAGAATTCTAACCATGGAAAATGCCAATGATTGCTTTATAGAATTTACTATTTTCTTTGATATCCAAACAACACAATAAGTCACATCATTGAAAAACATTTTCCACTCATATTTAAAAACAAATGGGGTTTGCATGGCAAGGAGAATGAGATATTGGCATAAGATCGCTGAAATTGTTCAATTTTCCCCTATTAGCTAAGCAGTTGTGGAGGTTTGGAGAGGAAAAAGATAGTCTATGGAACAATGTGGTTTCATGTACTTATGGTGAGGATAATGGTGAGGATGGATGTGGGTAGTTCATTGCTTCTTCAACTTCGTACAAGACTTGGGTTTATGGAAGGTGGCCCAAAAAGTTGAACTCTTTTAAAGAGGAAATTGGTGCAAGGATGGTCCTTGCATTGTTGCATTCCCTCACTTTATGTAGGGTGGTGAGGGAAAAGGACTCCCTCATTTCGCAATGTGTGTTGAGGCTGGGGGAAGCAAATGGTATGGAATCCAACCTTCAGAAGGAATCTCACTGGTTCGGAGATAAGCAAGATCTTTAGCATGATGGAGAAGCTTTACAATTAAGGCAATAGTTTTTCGAATAGGGATAGATGGGTGTGAAACCAACATTTAAGGTATCATCAGAAACTGGTACATATTGGTACATATCAGTATTGTCCATGAACAATATGACTGTATCAGCCTCGTATTGGCCCGAAGCAGCCTGATACAAGGCAATACTTATGGTCTCGGTGGTGAACAATACTTTACACAACACACCTATTTCAACCTTGTGGAGAACCCAAGCAGATCTAGCTATGTAGGGGATTCTTGCTGAATTCCTTTTAGGATATGTTTGGGAATGAGGATTCCTTGggaagcaatttttttttttttttcccgtggATATGGTATTTTTTGCTATTTGTATTATAAAAAAGTAGCCGtggaaaactggaaattgacCGTCATGATTACCCTTTTCCTTGTAAAGGTAGCCTTTTGATCTCCTCGCGAAAAGCTAATCCATGGAGATTTCATGGTAATGTGAGTCAACTCTTGATGTTGACCATTGACCTTAGGTTGATTTCCATGGAAGTCAACGTGAAAATCAAACAACATATATCAACAATTGATTGACGAAACATTTTTTCATATCTACTGATTTTTAGGTTGACTAAGGACAAGGGTGGGTTTCTATATCCACGTTTAGAAGTCACCCTACTTGAGCGGGCCCTTAGGCCATATTTGGATAGGTGGAATCCATAGGAAATGAAACTTTTCCTTTGATTTAACATTTTTATGTTGTTTGAATGGTAAAGAAAAGAGCGAATTCAACAAAGCAATCATTAGATTTATTCATAGTTAGGATTTTCTGGTACAAGAAATGAGATGACTGTTGTCTAatgaatatgagatttccactcgATATCTGAACAAGACTTTTAAAATCGGAATTCATTTTTCAATAGTGCTCATTGAAATAATCATTggataattattactttttccatgttttttttttcccttgcactcaatgtatccaaacatggcctGTATTCCACAATCCTAAATCATTCTCGCCCTCGACACAAGGATCTTATTCATCTTATTTGGAGGCATTTGGGACCCCAATAGTGGTGGCCTTCTTTTTGCTGGTTAGCGGATAAAAGCAAAATCCTTGTACTAGATGACCTGAGAAAAAGGAATAGGATACTACCAAATGGATGCAGCTTGTGTTTGCATGATGAAGAGACTGGATCATCTGTCTTACACTGCACGTTTTCTCGTAAAGTTTGGAAGAGATTTTTTGCACTGCTGGAAATCGAATGGGTCATGCCGAAGAAAATCAGGGATGGTTTTCTCATGTGGCTCATCCTTCTGTTCAGAAGGAAAAAGAGGACTCTTTGGTACGGTGGTACCCGTTTCTCCTTGCCCCACCATATGGGCAATTTGGATTGAGCAGAATGGCAAAACCTTTTCAGACAAGTCTTCTAATCGTGATCAAGTGTTCCACAAAGCCAAATGGGTTGTTGTGGTATAGGTGACGCCACTAAACCTTTTGAAGGGAGCCTAGTGGAGGCTTTTCAGAATAGCTAGGGGGACATATTGTTGCAGCTGGGGAGCCCAGTGGGGTACATTATCTGACCTGACCAGTATGGGGCCCAGTAATCTGGTTTGAtgacctgtggggcccaccattttgatcTGATTACCTATCTGATCTACCAATCAGACTGTAGGTAGCAGTTTGTTGCAATTGCAGGCCTAGACGCATCAGTCTCCCTTGGTTTGGAAAGAACCCACCCATGAGTTCAACTTCAGTGCTAAACCCATCACCATGATAAGCTGGTGTATATGCTTGTTCTTTAGCTTTGTCAGAAGTATCAATGTAATACTATGCATCAGCCTAGCACAACTTTCAGATTCCACTGTAAACCACGGTGCTTCTGATTTAGATTCTGTGCAACTCAAACAGTCTGTTGTGTTTTCAAGTTGCTTCCAGGTCCTTGAGTTGTTGGCTCTAATCGTCATGTCACAGTTCATATATCCATGTTTACCTTGACAGTTTCCGTTTGACTAGCCATTAATCTATTTGTCAAATTTTCATGGATccataaaggaaaaaagaagaagaagaagaagaaacttatAAGAGGATGAAGAAGAATGAGACAAAAGATTTCAACTTAAGAACTAATGTCTAATTTGAATTTTGACGACCAAATTCATGGAGATAAGGATAGTCAGCAAATTACTTGGACCTCTTTAATATGATATGCCCAAGGTAGTTGATATCGGTAATGGTAGCCATAATGGtcaccaccgttactgttacaaTACAGGCCGTAATGGCCTTTGTGGCCattgtaacagctgttacagactttttttttttgaaaaaaaaaaaaaaatccatttcagcCCTATTACAGGGCTGTCAGGGGCTGTTTTTTCTGTAACATAATGCGTAAGGTTTACCTCTGTTACCATTACGGAACAGTGGTTATGTAACCATTTTGGCATATCATGGATATGTCACACATGCAAACAATCAAGGCCATCTAGTTAGATCCATAAGCCCCTGAATCCAACCAGATCATAGATATAGTCATCAGAGCATGGATCTGATCCAGGTCTTCCATCCTCCAATCTGGATCAACCATATGGTCGAAGTTTATGATCTGGATAGTTGAATGTTCCAGATTGGCAATATTAATGGATCATTAATCAATGACCAGCATTTCAACCCAGATGATTCAGATCTTTAGTCAAGATCCTTAGATGCCCCTAATCTAAGCCTCATACAATCTCTTAGTTGTTAAGAGCTGTCTGGGacccatccaatggatggatgacCTGGAACGATATGGTTTTGTAGACCCATCTGATGAGGGGCTTCGTACAAACCATACTACCCTAAGAGCAAATATTGTTTGATGCAATTGAGCATCTTGAGTAGTTTGGTGGTATTGGATACATTAGCTTTAGTTAGCTTCCTTTATTTACTTCAAGGTATGTTTTGAATCAGGATAGGGAAGTATTCAAACAATAGGAAACAAGCAAGAGTTTTAACTTGAAGTGGTATTTTCATTGTAAACAGGTCTTTAAATAGACCTTCAGATCCATAAATATGAACCATGTTGttctattgtttacttgtaataAAGTTCTTGAATTATTCTTTGAAGAGTGCTTCTTCTTGTTTATTCCTAGTTCTAGCAGCTAGAAGGCTGTTGGATAATCATCCACAGTCCATTGTTTGTGTTTAGTTGTCAATCTTGTGGCATCTAAAATTGGATTTGCATGCCGAAGTGGTACATATACCTCTACTTTCCAAATGAGTTATTTCCATCCTTCCGCTTTCATCATTTTGACTGCTAATGGTATATATTGAAATTGTTCTCAATGGTCTTGAGCACAGGCCTCCTCCACCCTTACCAAATCTGCAACTCTCAGAGGAAGTGGTGAATGAAGCAGCAGTCTTTGTCCAATCTCGAGTGAATAATATACTCTCGGTCTCTCACGATATTGCCCTCGGAAAGGATTCAAGGCTTTTCCTTAAAGTAGCTGTGTATCTATGGCTGATTTCAGTTGTTGGCAGCTTGACTGATTTTCTTACCTTGGGTTATACAGGTAAGTTTCAATTCTCAAAAAAGGTATAAAATACTTGTCCGCACATACACAGTCATAAGGATTGACCATGCTCCTTGTATCATAAGGCTGACTTGTATGTTGGAATTTTTTGAGCATTTTGTAATCATTGGGAAGTTGGAATTACTTCCAGGATTTTCAAGAAAGTAATTCCTGATTAGTGGGAAGCTACTCAGGGAATTTTGGCAAGTACTTATTACCTCTGATTCATGGTTTTAATACTGACGAGTCTGATACTAGTTGTTCGAGTTGACTTGGATTCGTTGGTACCTGATCCAGCTTACTACCATGAGTTGCCCCTTGAATCATCCCCGACTCGGGCAAGTCAGGTCAATTCAGCCCCCGACTCAGATGCATCATGACTCAACTAAGGGCCAAACGGTCGATCAGGGTCTCTGAGTTATAAAACCATGCTCTGATTTTCCTGGaattattttcatattttccaaAACCTTTATGTCTACCTTCTGTTTCCGGCAGGCCTTGTCATCGTCCTTACCGTTCCTGCCTTGTATGAGAAGTATGAAGATCGTATCGATGGATTTGCTATGACAGCATACATGAAAATGAAGGAACTTTACATGAGATTAGACGCTGAGTGTTTCAGCAAAATTAGGAGATGGATTCTAGAGAAGAGGAAGCTGAGTTGATCTTGCCTTCCTGTATATCATGTGTGCCGTATCTCGAACACTGTTAGTTTTTTCGTGAgtgtttgggtttttttttttttcggtttttGTTTTCCATTTCCTTTCTATACCACAACTCAGAGGTTTTGGAATTTTGAGTCTGCGGTGGGTTTGAAATCTTTCAGCGACAGGCACCTGAGAATTGGTGAAATTGGTGTTGTTTATTGGGGTTTGATATATAGAGGGTGTAGCTTCGGTTTGATACATAGGGGGCTTGGTTTGTGTTGATTGGAAGTTTGGGGCGTCTGTTTTGAATTGTAATGAATGAGAATGAAATTGGGAGAGTTCTGCTGAAGGGGAGATATATTGGTGAGACTAAAATCCATGTATTCTGCCCCCAGTAAAGAGGGGAAATGCAGGTGGTGTGATAtgagatacacacacacacacacacacgttctTAATACTTTTGTACTGTTGCAATGCACTTTTCAGAGCAGTGATGGCGATGGGAACATCTGAGCCATCCTTTTATTGGGGTTCCATCATGAATGTGGGAAGCCTGaccaaaatatcagcttggtccgtTCATCAGGCAGGCCAGCATGGGCAAATAGAATAtggggtccattgcaatgcacttTTCAGAGCAGTGATGGCAttagtttcttttcttttaatctccCCTCAGTTTCATCCatgcgtggcccacttaatgaactgACTTGCATGATATCTGGGCCAGTGTGGGCCAATAAGCTGATCCAAATCGTTGATATAATGGGGTTTATTGTCGATGGCCCATGCACTAAAAAATCTCCCGGATTGGAAGAATACAGCTTTAGAATATCTGCAATTTTTTCTTAATAGGAAATATGACCAAAGCTATGTTTTCTTTGTTAATGGGCAACCTGCTGGCGGAGATTCTGTGATGCATGAAGGACCAATAGTGGGGGCTGCTATATCAACGGTCTGGACcacattatgatgggccacacTTCTAAAAACTGAAAGGTTGGGACGTGCCCTAGCCGAGTGCTGCTTAATGCCTTTGTTTTTTAAAGGAGGCTCAGCTGCTCTTTATATGGTAAACTTTGTGGGTGTGGCTGAAGCTAGGGCACACCTGGTGGATTTCCCTGGATCTCCTCAATGCTGACATTGTGGATCTTGAAAAGCAAGGCCATGACAAAGCCATCTCTCCGCAATGCACATGGCAGGTTGATACATCAAGTAAATAATGCACATTGATTTGGATCATCATAGCCACCTGAACGGTGACTTTCTGAACAACAGCATAAAGCAGGtttgattttagaagggctaggTTCATCTGTTAGGTGTGGTTTTATAAAACGGTCCATCTATAGCTGGGTCCCTAGTTGAATGGTTTTGATTGACATATCAACCTGCCAAATGTACTTTGGATAGTTGTGAGAATGGGCCTGGTGCCCGGCCCTTCAGGACCAGGGCGTGGATCTCAAAGATTGGCTCGGGGGCCGGGCTGGGCTTGGGCAATGACTAATGGCCCTGTTTGGCTGTTGGCCCATTCCAGtcatcaagttggccacatcatcatctaaccctCATCTCCATTAGGTGGAGTCATCTACATCAATCCTGCTCAGCCATACCACTCTATCAAGAGTTGGACCTTTATTTGGACGATAAGCTGGCAAGCCTTTTCTTAGAACCTTAGACTATGCCCTGTTGGGCCTCTTCTTgcctttttaaagttttaattatACCAAACATGACCACACTATGCAAATCTACTTTCCTTTATCTTGTCATCTATTGGTACTAATATTAAGTTCCTCCACATTTTAAAATCTTCCCCGTCTCGCCTCTCATCTAGTTCAACATCCTCAGTTCAATTGCACTCATCCTATGAATATATTGTTCCTTATCTATCCAACATTTTATCCCATAAATCATgtttggtcttatagctatcctctaaaatttttaatttcaCTTTCACTTTAAGTTGTACACTATGATTACATAAACATCCATAGGCACATCTTCAT belongs to Magnolia sinica isolate HGM2019 chromosome 8, MsV1, whole genome shotgun sequence and includes:
- the LOC131252654 gene encoding reticulon-like protein B12 isoform X1; amino-acid sequence: MDSSIRLFNRERTVHQILGGGLVADVMLWRQRNVTVGILFVTLAAWVVFERSGYTLMSLVANVLLLLIVILFLWAKSAAILNRPPPPLPNLQLSEEVVNEAAVFVQSRVNNILSVSHDIALGKDSRLFLKVAVYLWLISVVGSLTDFLTLGYTGLVIVLTVPALYEKYEDRIDGFAMTAYMKMKELYMRLDAECFSKIRRWILEKRKLS
- the LOC131252654 gene encoding reticulon-like protein B12 isoform X2, translated to MDSSIRLFNRERTVHQILGGGLDVMLWRQRNVTVGILFVTLAAWVVFERSGYTLMSLVANVLLLLIVILFLWAKSAAILNRPPPPLPNLQLSEEVVNEAAVFVQSRVNNILSVSHDIALGKDSRLFLKVAVYLWLISVVGSLTDFLTLGYTGLVIVLTVPALYEKYEDRIDGFAMTAYMKMKELYMRLDAECFSKIRRWILEKRKLS